Below is a genomic region from Streptococcus salivarius.
CAAACGTATTGTCTGCTCTTCTCATTGTGCTTATAAGGATGTGGATGCTATTGAGTCAACAATTCGTAAGTATGCGGATAATCATCTTATACTTATCATGTTGGGCCCAACGGCTAAAGTATTAGTTGCAAATCTAGCTAAAGATGGCTATCAAGCCTTGGATATTGGACATATTGACTCTGAATATGAATGGCTAAAAATGGGTGCGACAACAAAAGTTAAACTCAAACACAAACACACGGCGGAGTATAACTTTGACCAAGATATTGAATTCATCGAAGATGAAACCTACACCAAACAAATCGTGGCAGACTTATCTCGTTTGCCGGTAGAATAAGAAAGATATATGAATAATAAAAATGCAGTAGTATTGGCAGGAGATTATGCTTATATTCGTCAAATAGAGACCGCTTTAAAATCTCTTTGTTATCACAATCGTCAGCTTAAAATATACCTTTTTAATCAAGATATCCCAGTCGAGTGGTTCCGTGCCACGAGAGAGCATGTGGAGAGACTCGGAGGAGAGCTTCTTGATATTAAGTTGATTGGACCACAGTTCCAGATGAATTGGACGAACAAACTGGGACATATCAACCATATGACCTTTGCGCGTTATTTTATACCTGATTTCGTACATGAAGATAAGGTACTTTATCTTGATAGTGATTTGATAGTCACAGGTAATCTAGATAGTCTTTTTGAACAGGAATTGGGAGACAATTATGTCGGAGCTGTTCGTTCTTGTTTTGGTGCCGGTGTTGGTTTTAATGCAGGTGTATTGCTAATTAACAATCGTTTATGGAAAGAGGAACATATCCGTCAAAAACTAGTGGATATAACTGAACGGGAGCACGCAAATGTAGGAGAGGGTGATCAATCAATACTCAATATGGTATTTGAAGACCGCTACCTGAATTTACCTGATACTTATAATTTTCAAATTGGTTTTGATGCTGGTGCAGCCGAGGGAGGTCATCGTTTTGTTTTTGAAATTCCTCTTGAACCACTACCTTTGATTTTACATTATATTTCTCCGGATAAACCGTGGAATCAGTTTTCAGTAGTACGACTGCGTGAGGTTTGGTGGCGGTACTGTCTCATGGAATGGTCTCAAATTTTGAAAACATGGACAAATCGGGGCTTTGAGTTAGAATCTAACCGTGAATCTACCGTGTTGACGTGTTATACTTTGACGAACTCCTACTTATTGGAACAGATTGAATACTTAGTTCAGCATCTGCCTCAGGTTCATTTTATCATCGCTGCCTATACCTATATGGCTACAGAACTTTTAGTGTTATCTCGCCATCCAAATGTAACCCTTTATCAAAATACCTATCCTTTGCTTGTTGAATATGAGCTATCTAAAGTTGATTTCTATCTGGATATTAATCATTATGATAAATTACCAGAAATCTATGGGTACGTAACTCAAAATCAGCTTCCTTTACTAACTTTTGAGAATACACAAGCTCCAAATCAATCTTATCAAGCTATTTTTTTACATGAAAATCCTGAATTGATGGTGAATGCTATTAATCAATTGGTTGCTAAGCGTATTAGTGAGAAGGAGGAGAGTGGCTGCTAATGAAAAAAATATTACAATCTATTGTTTTTAAACGTTTATCTTGGACAGTTCTTTTCCTCTTTATTTATGTTTTGGGAAGCCATTTAGTCTTACCATTTATAGATTTGAAGTACCCAAAACTCTTAGGAGGGTTATCCAATTCGATAGCCTTCACAAGTGCTATGATGGGTGGTAATTTAAGTTCATTTTCACTTTTTTCTGTGGGCTTGTCCCCTTGGATGTCAGCCATGATTCTTTGGCAGATGTTTTCGTTTTCAAAAAAGTCTGGTTTAAGTAAGCTACCAATAGAAATACAGGATCGACGCAAAATGTATTTGACCTTTGCCATCGCTCTCATCCAGTCTTTAGCGGTGTCTCTAAGCCTTCCGATTGAAGTAGGAATTCCTAAAGGATTGGCTATCCTAACGAACACTATCCTTCTAATTGCGGGAACCTTCTTTTTAGTCTGGCTATCGGATTTGAATTCTTTCTTTGGTATAGGAGGTTCTATTGTCATTTTGATGGCCAGTATGGTTGCTAATCTACCTAGGCAAATTGGAGAGAGTATTACACGACTACATATAGGATTACCGATTATTCTCTCTCTGATTATCATGGGTTTGCTCTTCTTATATATTGCAGTTATTGTCCAAAGAGCACGGTATCGCATTCCCATCAATAAGGTTAATATTCATAATCGTTTTAGCCAGTATTCCTATCTTGATGTTATGCTTACCCCAGCAGGTGGGATGCCCTTCATGTACGCAATTTCTCTAGTCTCTATTCCTCAATATCTTCTTATCTTGATTCAGATTTTATTTCCTAAAAACAGTTGGACAAATACTTGGATTGAAGCTCTGACAGTGGGACATCCGATTTGGCTTGTTCTCTATCAAGTGGTCTTATTTGTTTTGGGGATTGCTTTTGCTTTCGTAAACGTTAGTGGTGAACAAATTGCAGAACGCATGCGAAAATCAGGAGAGTACATTTACAATGTTTATCCTGGCCCTGATACAAGCCGTTATATCAATAAAGTTGTCATGAAATTTGCTGTTATTGGGGCAATTTATACAGTTATCATGGCAGGTGGCCCTATGATGATTGTGCTTATTAATCCGCAGTACTTACAACTCAGTATGATTCCTGGAATGTTTTTGATTTACAGTGGAATGGTATACAATGTACGCGAAGAAATTGCGGCTATGACCCTAAATGAATCCTATAAAGGTTTATTTGACTAGATTAAAAGTTAAAATTATTTATATCACCTCAATTGTTCATTTGAGAGTGATAGGTAGTCTGGTGATCTTTTTGACCTGCCTACCTATCATCCTTAATATATCGTTAATTATTTTGAATTCATAAAAAATGGGAGAACATATGTATTATTTAATTCCGGCTTGGTACGGTCAAGGGGCAGAGTTTTGGCAACCTGACTTAACACCGTGGTATTTTAGAACCTCGAAAATAGAATTTGATGATACTTTACACCAAGCACGTATTTTTCAAGGCCAAGCGATGTCGCCTAGATTATTACTTTTAGCTTATCAACCACATTTACGTTATTTTCTGCACCGCTTTGATCTCTTAGAAGTGTCGCATTTTTCAGTGTTTGATGCTATTCAAGGAATCAAAGATCAGCCCATGCGTTGCCTACAAGTATCTGACTTGGATTGGGATGATGATTGTGACTTTATTTTTACCCCCTTCATTATTGTTGTTGAGAAACATCATCAGCGTTTTGCCGAAATAGAGTTGGGACCAGAAGGATATTTGAGTCTTATTCGATATTATCAGGATGGCCTGATTTTAAGAGAAGAAATTTATGATGACAGAGGATTTGTTTCCAGTATCCTTCATTTTGAAAATGGTCAGGCAACACACCGAGATTATTTGAATGAAGATGGCATTTGGCAACTTTGTCATTTCTTTGATGGACGAGGGATCGTAAGTAATCCAAGAACAGATCATCGTTTTAAGAAAAATTACTATATCAGTATGGAAGAAGTCATTTGGGAGTTTTTTGATGCTTATATTGCTCAAGAATTGACGCCTTCGGATTGCTTTGTCGTTGCGTCGAAAAGTAATCTGAATCAAACTCTTTATAGTCATCTACCAGAGGCTAATCAGAAAATCTTGACCTACTTCAAAGAACGCAATCAAAATGACTCTATAGAGGATTATGCTTCTTATTTGCAACTTGTTGATCTGATTATTAGTGATTCTCAGGACTTTTCTACAGAATTAAGAAAACTATTTCCAGAGCAAGCTGAGAAGATTCAGCATATGGCATCTTATGATACCCGTCTAGCACTTGGAAAGAGCCAACGTCTTAAGTCATCTAAACTCTATTATCAGGTAAATTTAGATGATATCAGTTGGGAAGCTATCTATCAGGTTTTAGATTTTGTAGCAAATCATCAGAATACTCATATTGTATTTGGAACTTTCAATGCGAATCCGCATGATTTTGATACATTTAAGGAAGAAGTAGAGCACCTTATCTCTGAAAAACTGAATAAGAAAAAATTCAAACACATAAAAGATAATCAAAGTGCAGAAAACTACCTCGCTGAAAATGAGGAAGTTGAGTATCGTTATGATTTTGTTAATTTGATTGATGAGACAGCCTTGATTAAAGAATTTGAGTATACCCGTCTTATTGTTGATCTCAGCTTGGAACCACATCGTTATACTCAAATTGCAGGCATTAGTGCTGGGATTCCACAGATAAATAGGGTCACTTCGGACTATGTAACACATTTGAAAAATGGTTATATCCTAGAAGAAGTAACACAATTTGAGGAGGCGGCATCTTATTATCTTGATCAGTTAAAGTACTGGAATCAAGCTTTAATTGAAGCGATTGAGAAAATCAGAGAAAATACAGGAGAGCGTTTTGTTGAAAAATGGGAGCACTATTTGAAGGAGGATAAGTATGTCTAAAATTAGCATTTTGCAGGTTGGACGAGATAATTGGTCAAATACTTATGAGCTCCCCGATAATGTTCGTTTTTTCTACCTTCGTGCTGGGCTTTCTAGTGATATTCTCCAATGTTTGAAACAAGCTAAACTAAGAAATTTTAATGCGGTCCTTGTTGATAGTCAGGAATCCTTACTCATGCTGATGGACTTGCGTAAGAGCTTAGTTCCTTATACCATCTTTTATGATGCTGACCTTTTGATAGAGGACCATCGAGTAGGTCGCTTTCTGAAAGAAATTTGTGCTATACCAGCAGATTTTTCAGATAAGCAAGATCTGCTAGATACCCTGTCTAAGGCACTTTTCGCTGGACAATATGGTGATAAATTGTTCCCTTATCAGATTCAGGTTCATCCTCGATTCGAAGGGAAAGTTATTTATAATGGTTTTGAAAGTATCTCTTTAGATGGGAATTACGGCGATTCCTTTAAGCCTATTCTTAACTGGAGTTTTAATATTCGAGTAGCTGAGGATTTCCCTGTTGAACTTTGGTTAGAATTTGAGAAGGCTCAGACCTGTCAATGCCGATTAGTGCTGCGCATTATTCCTGAAGGTTCAGTTTCAGAAATCGTGAGAACAATTGTAGTTAGCGAGGAAGAAATGCGTAAAGGTGCCATTGTTTTAGATCAGGGGAGAACTTATATTTTATCAGCAACTTTAGAAGCTAAAGGAAATGGTGCTCTAAGAGTTGGGAATTTCCATCAACGATGGACACGTTTTCAATTTGGAAAGTTTGTATTGGGTGGGGGGATTCTCCATGATAGTAAACGTCAGGAAATCAATTATTTCTTTTATCCTGGGGATTTCAAGCCACCGCTGTCCGTCTACTTTTCAGGTTTTCGTCCTGCCGAAGGTTTTGAAGGATTTGGTATGATGAGGGCTATGGAGACACCTTTCCTGCTATTTTCTGATCCTCGCCTAGAGGGGGGAGCTTTCTACATGGGAACTGAAGAGCTTGAAAATAGTATCAAGGATACTATCCAACATTATTTGGATTACCTAGGCTTTGACAGTGATCAACTTATTCTCTCTGGGATGTCCATGGGAACTTTCCCATCTATGTACTATGGTGCGGACTTTGAACCTCATGCCATTATCATGTCTAAACCTCTAGCCAATGTTGGTACCATCGGTAATCGTGCCAGACTTTTGGCACCAGAGGTTTTCCCGACAGGAATTGATGTCTTGCATTTGCAGACGGGACGTTTGGACAATGAAGGCGTCGAGGCCCTTAATCAGAAGTTCTGGGATAAGTTTGAAAAAGCAGACTTCTCAAACACGACCTTTGGGGTTTCTTACATGAAAGATGAGGATATGGACCCAACAGCCTTCGAGGATATTACTAAAGTCCTATATTCTTCGGGAGCACGAATTCTTAGCAAGGGAACTTCTGGACGACATAATGATGACCATTCAACTGCGACAGCTTGGTTTCTCAATTTTTATCGTATGATTTTAGAAAATGATTTTGGAAGAAAGGGATGAACATGATTCATAAGAATAACTCTCAGATTCAATGGGGAACGAATGTGAGATCCTATATGTTTGGTTCCCAAATTGAACATCATCCAGATGGCTCAGTCAATTTCAGTAACCCCTTGATAGCATCAGGAACTGAGATTCATTCCTGGCTGGCTATTCAAAATTATCAGGCGAGTCGAAAGCAACCTAGCTTACCTTTGTTAAAAAAGGGATATATTTATCGTCTCGAATCACAATTTACAACAGTTCCTGAAGGTACGGTTTATCTTAAATTAAGCTTCTTAAATCGTTATGGTGAGGAAGTTAAGCAGATGATTGAAAAAAAACAATCTTTCACCTTCGTCTATCCTCATGAAGCCTACAATTATTCCATCTCCCTCTTGAGTGCTGGAATGGTAGAATTGGATTTTAAGGGAATGACAATCACTGAAGTAGGAGAAGAAAATGTTTAATTCTTTAAATCCTTTAAAACCAGTAAAAAGTGTACTCAAGCAAGTTAATGGTTGGGCTGAGCAGATGGCACAACTGGATGACCAGTCATTAAAAGATAAAACTACTGAATTTAGAGAACGGCTAGACAAAGGCGAAAGTTTAGATGATTTATTACCAGAGGCTTACGCAGTAGTACGTGAAGCAGCTAAGCGTGTATTAGGTATGTTTCCCTATGATGTTCAGGTTATGGGAGCAATCGTTATGCATCAGGGAAATATTGCTGAGATGAGTACAGGAGAAGGTAAGACCTTAACAGCAACCATGCCAGTTTACTTAAATGCACTGACAGGACAAGGAGCAATACTTGTAACGACAAACGAATACTTAGCAAAACGTGATGCTGAAGAAATGGGACAGGTTTACGAGTTTCTAGGTCTAACCATTGGCGTTCCTTTTGCAGAGGATGGTGAAGAACTTGATACCTTTGAAAAAAGGGAGATTTACGCTTCTGATATTATCTATACGACAAATAGTGGTTTGGGCTTTGACTATCTTATTGACAATCTAGCTTCGAATAAAGACGGTAAATACATGCGTCCTTTTAACTTTGCTATTATTGATGAGGTTGATTCCGTCTTACTGGATAGTGCGCAAACTCCCTTGGTTATTTCAGGTTCTCCTCGTGTTCAATCCAACTATTATGCTATGATTAATACACTCATGACGACATTGGTTGAGGATCAGGACTATATTTTCAAGGAAGAAAAGGGTGAAGTTTGGCTGACAACTAAAGGTGCAAAGTTAGCTGAAAATTATCTAGGAATTAGTAACCTCTATGCCAAAGAGAATGCTACATTTGCGCGTCACCTTATTTATGCTCTCCGAGCTCATACCCTATTCAAAAAGGATAAAGATTATATTGTTCGTCAAGGAAAAGATGGACCAGAAGTTGTTCTTTTAGATAAAGCGACTGGACGCTTGATGGAATTGACCAAACTCCAAGGAGGCATGCATCAGGCAATTGAAGCCAAGGAGCTTGTAAAGTTATCTCCCGAAACACGTGCCATGGCTTCTGTCACCTATCAAAGCCTTTTTCGTAAGTTCAAAAAGATTTCAGGTATGACTGGGACTGGTAAGACCGCAGAAAAAGAATTTTTGGATACTTACGGAATGCAAGTTGTTCAAATTCCGACCAATCGTCCGAAACAAAGGATAGATTATCCAGACAATCTTTATGTAACTTTACCAGAAAAGATCTATGCTTCCCTAGAGTATGTAAAGCATTATCATCGAAAAGGGAATCCTCTCCTAATATTCGTTGGTTCGGTTGAAATGTCTGAATTATATTCTAACCTTCTCCTAAGGGAAGGAATTGCCCACAATCTTTTAAATGCTAATAATGCTCCTAGAGAAGCTGAGATGATAGCTGAATCAGGTCAGATGGGTGCTGTCACGGTAGCTACTTCTATGGCGGGACGAGGGACCGATATTAAGTTGGGACCTGGAGTCGCCGAATTAGGTGGTCTTGTTGTCATTGGGACTGAACGTATGGAAAGTCAGCGTATTGATTTACAAATCAGAGGACGTTCAGGACGTCAGGGAGATCCTGGAATGTCTAAATTTTTTGTTTCACTTGAAGATGATGTTATCAAAAAGTATGGCCCTAACTGGGTACATAAATATTATAAAGACTACACTATTGATGAGAAAACTGAGAGTATAGAATTAGTAGGGCGACGCTACAGACGTTTGGTTGAGAAGGCGCAAAGAGCTAGTGACAGTGCGGCACGTTTTTCACGTAAGCAAACACTAGAATATGCTGAGAGTATGAACATTCAACGGGAACTCATTTATGCCCAACGAAATCACCTTATTAATCAAGATCAGGATTTAACAGATACCATTGAGCAGGTTCTTGATGACTATATTGATATTGCCCTGGTTGAAGAAGATCTTAGCGAGAAGGAGAAGTTGTATCACTTTATTCTCAAAAACATTAGTTTTCATATTGAGAAAATTCCAGATGATCTGGATATTGATGATGTCGAAGCTGTGGCTGAACTTATCTATCAGTTTGCTTATAGGGAAATAGATGATAAAAAGAAACAATTAGACACCATCGATCTTTTTGGATATTTCCAATGTCTATCACTTCTTAAGGCTATTGATGATAATTGGATTGAACAGGTTGACTATTTACAACAACTCCAACAAGCTATTGGGAGTCAAACGGCTAGTCAGAAGAATCCAATTGTTGAATATTATCAGGAAGCATTTGCAGGTTTTGAAACCATGAAGAAGCAGATCAAAAAAGACATGGTTCGCAATCTTTTACTCAGTCAAGTGCTTGTTAGTGAGGATGGTAATATCGTGACCTACTTCCCATAGGAAAGAGAGAAATATGACAAATAAAGACTTATTTCATAATGCGGTTGAAGGCCGTATGGAGGAGCTAAAACAAAAGCCCATAGTGAAGGAAAAAGAAACTAGGGGCGAGAAAATAAATAAGATTTTCTTTTTTATGTTAGGCTTTGTTATTATAATTAGTTTAATTTTTACTTTAATAGGTATGTTGAGGTAGTCTATGCAAATATTCTTTATGATTTTACTCATCATTTTAAGTGTGTCACTTATTATTACTGTAACACTGCAGCCTAGGCAAATTCAGATTTTTTCGAGTGATGCCACGAGTAATATTGGTAGGACCAGTTACTGGGCGAGCCAAACTCTTCTAAAGGGCCTAACTCTGGGGCTTAGTTCTGCATTATTTGTTGTTCTATTGGTCATGATGGTTATCTCTTATCATTAGTTATAGTTGATTATCATAGATTAATGGGATTAAACTGACTATTTTTATAAAGTAATTTTCCCTCAAACATTAAGTTTCTGAGGGATTTTTTATGTTTCTTTGATTTACAAAAAAGTTGAGAATAATAAAGTTTGAAAAATAAGTTATAGTACTAATTTTTTGACTATTTTTATGATAAAATAGGATAATATGCTTATGAAAAAGATATAGAAATAAAAAATAAATGAAAAGGTTTATATATGTTTTTTAGAAGAAATGAGGGTCAGTACCGAGAAACTGATCGTGTGACACGTTTTAAATTGGTAAAGTCAGGGAAACATTGGTTACGTGCCGCAACCTCTCACTTTGGGCTTT
It encodes:
- a CDS encoding glycosyltransferase family 8 protein, with the protein product MNNKNAVVLAGDYAYIRQIETALKSLCYHNRQLKIYLFNQDIPVEWFRATREHVERLGGELLDIKLIGPQFQMNWTNKLGHINHMTFARYFIPDFVHEDKVLYLDSDLIVTGNLDSLFEQELGDNYVGAVRSCFGAGVGFNAGVLLINNRLWKEEHIRQKLVDITEREHANVGEGDQSILNMVFEDRYLNLPDTYNFQIGFDAGAAEGGHRFVFEIPLEPLPLILHYISPDKPWNQFSVVRLREVWWRYCLMEWSQILKTWTNRGFELESNRESTVLTCYTLTNSYLLEQIEYLVQHLPQVHFIIAAYTYMATELLVLSRHPNVTLYQNTYPLLVEYELSKVDFYLDINHYDKLPEIYGYVTQNQLPLLTFENTQAPNQSYQAIFLHENPELMVNAINQLVAKRISEKEESGC
- the secY2 gene encoding accessory Sec system protein translocase subunit SecY2, with protein sequence MKKILQSIVFKRLSWTVLFLFIYVLGSHLVLPFIDLKYPKLLGGLSNSIAFTSAMMGGNLSSFSLFSVGLSPWMSAMILWQMFSFSKKSGLSKLPIEIQDRRKMYLTFAIALIQSLAVSLSLPIEVGIPKGLAILTNTILLIAGTFFLVWLSDLNSFFGIGGSIVILMASMVANLPRQIGESITRLHIGLPIILSLIIMGLLFLYIAVIVQRARYRIPINKVNIHNRFSQYSYLDVMLTPAGGMPFMYAISLVSIPQYLLILIQILFPKNSWTNTWIEALTVGHPIWLVLYQVVLFVLGIAFAFVNVSGEQIAERMRKSGEYIYNVYPGPDTSRYINKVVMKFAVIGAIYTVIMAGGPMMIVLINPQYLQLSMIPGMFLIYSGMVYNVREEIAAMTLNESYKGLFD
- the asp1 gene encoding accessory Sec system protein Asp1, with the translated sequence MYYLIPAWYGQGAEFWQPDLTPWYFRTSKIEFDDTLHQARIFQGQAMSPRLLLLAYQPHLRYFLHRFDLLEVSHFSVFDAIQGIKDQPMRCLQVSDLDWDDDCDFIFTPFIIVVEKHHQRFAEIELGPEGYLSLIRYYQDGLILREEIYDDRGFVSSILHFENGQATHRDYLNEDGIWQLCHFFDGRGIVSNPRTDHRFKKNYYISMEEVIWEFFDAYIAQELTPSDCFVVASKSNLNQTLYSHLPEANQKILTYFKERNQNDSIEDYASYLQLVDLIISDSQDFSTELRKLFPEQAEKIQHMASYDTRLALGKSQRLKSSKLYYQVNLDDISWEAIYQVLDFVANHQNTHIVFGTFNANPHDFDTFKEEVEHLISEKLNKKKFKHIKDNQSAENYLAENEEVEYRYDFVNLIDETALIKEFEYTRLIVDLSLEPHRYTQIAGISAGIPQINRVTSDYVTHLKNGYILEEVTQFEEAASYYLDQLKYWNQALIEAIEKIRENTGERFVEKWEHYLKEDKYV
- the asp2 gene encoding accessory Sec system protein Asp2, giving the protein MSKISILQVGRDNWSNTYELPDNVRFFYLRAGLSSDILQCLKQAKLRNFNAVLVDSQESLLMLMDLRKSLVPYTIFYDADLLIEDHRVGRFLKEICAIPADFSDKQDLLDTLSKALFAGQYGDKLFPYQIQVHPRFEGKVIYNGFESISLDGNYGDSFKPILNWSFNIRVAEDFPVELWLEFEKAQTCQCRLVLRIIPEGSVSEIVRTIVVSEEEMRKGAIVLDQGRTYILSATLEAKGNGALRVGNFHQRWTRFQFGKFVLGGGILHDSKRQEINYFFYPGDFKPPLSVYFSGFRPAEGFEGFGMMRAMETPFLLFSDPRLEGGAFYMGTEELENSIKDTIQHYLDYLGFDSDQLILSGMSMGTFPSMYYGADFEPHAIIMSKPLANVGTIGNRARLLAPEVFPTGIDVLHLQTGRLDNEGVEALNQKFWDKFEKADFSNTTFGVSYMKDEDMDPTAFEDITKVLYSSGARILSKGTSGRHNDDHSTATAWFLNFYRMILENDFGRKG
- the asp3 gene encoding accessory Sec system protein Asp3; the protein is MIHKNNSQIQWGTNVRSYMFGSQIEHHPDGSVNFSNPLIASGTEIHSWLAIQNYQASRKQPSLPLLKKGYIYRLESQFTTVPEGTVYLKLSFLNRYGEEVKQMIEKKQSFTFVYPHEAYNYSISLLSAGMVELDFKGMTITEVGEENV
- the secA2 gene encoding accessory Sec system translocase SecA2, with the protein product MFNSLNPLKPVKSVLKQVNGWAEQMAQLDDQSLKDKTTEFRERLDKGESLDDLLPEAYAVVREAAKRVLGMFPYDVQVMGAIVMHQGNIAEMSTGEGKTLTATMPVYLNALTGQGAILVTTNEYLAKRDAEEMGQVYEFLGLTIGVPFAEDGEELDTFEKREIYASDIIYTTNSGLGFDYLIDNLASNKDGKYMRPFNFAIIDEVDSVLLDSAQTPLVISGSPRVQSNYYAMINTLMTTLVEDQDYIFKEEKGEVWLTTKGAKLAENYLGISNLYAKENATFARHLIYALRAHTLFKKDKDYIVRQGKDGPEVVLLDKATGRLMELTKLQGGMHQAIEAKELVKLSPETRAMASVTYQSLFRKFKKISGMTGTGKTAEKEFLDTYGMQVVQIPTNRPKQRIDYPDNLYVTLPEKIYASLEYVKHYHRKGNPLLIFVGSVEMSELYSNLLLREGIAHNLLNANNAPREAEMIAESGQMGAVTVATSMAGRGTDIKLGPGVAELGGLVVIGTERMESQRIDLQIRGRSGRQGDPGMSKFFVSLEDDVIKKYGPNWVHKYYKDYTIDEKTESIELVGRRYRRLVEKAQRASDSAARFSRKQTLEYAESMNIQRELIYAQRNHLINQDQDLTDTIEQVLDDYIDIALVEEDLSEKEKLYHFILKNISFHIEKIPDDLDIDDVEAVAELIYQFAYREIDDKKKQLDTIDLFGYFQCLSLLKAIDDNWIEQVDYLQQLQQAIGSQTASQKNPIVEYYQEAFAGFETMKKQIKKDMVRNLLLSQVLVSEDGNIVTYFP
- the asp4 gene encoding accessory Sec system protein Asp4; its protein translation is MTNKDLFHNAVEGRMEELKQKPIVKEKETRGEKINKIFFFMLGFVIIISLIFTLIGMLR
- the asp5 gene encoding accessory Sec system protein Asp5 encodes the protein MILLIILSVSLIITVTLQPRQIQIFSSDATSNIGRTSYWASQTLLKGLTLGLSSALFVVLLVMMVISYH